One genomic segment of Pirellulales bacterium includes these proteins:
- a CDS encoding SgcJ/EcaC family oxidoreductase, giving the protein MIRRPWILAAGSICIWSAVTANAARAQAPKSDSSPAATAGTANKDEAAIRQGATAFSRAFENADAKAIAQLWAENGEYEDDQGAHLVGRDAIEKAYTQQFAEKKGGKIDVEVKSVRFLTPDVAVEEGILHESSAGRELPTTTRYSAIDVRDGGQWKIAQCREWGVGQDHLDDLNWLVGNWKGQSKEQELNLSFAWDEKQPILLAKLTPKSLGTSKTVLPSGIIKIGYDARRGEFHSWHSNQDGSQSRAQWQRDGNRWVINATGLTSDGQDLAAEFILTRIDNNNFTWRSVNRLVGGQPLPDTVPIKLTRVTDSN; this is encoded by the coding sequence ATGATTCGCAGGCCATGGATTTTAGCCGCGGGGAGCATTTGCATTTGGAGCGCTGTAACGGCGAATGCCGCCCGCGCCCAAGCGCCAAAATCAGATTCATCACCCGCCGCAACGGCCGGCACTGCCAACAAAGACGAGGCGGCCATTCGCCAAGGGGCCACTGCATTCTCCCGCGCTTTTGAAAATGCCGATGCCAAGGCCATTGCCCAATTGTGGGCCGAAAATGGCGAATACGAGGACGACCAGGGTGCCCATCTAGTCGGCCGAGACGCTATTGAAAAGGCGTACACGCAGCAGTTCGCCGAAAAAAAGGGGGGCAAAATCGACGTCGAGGTCAAGTCCGTCCGCTTTCTCACGCCCGACGTGGCCGTGGAAGAAGGCATCTTGCACGAATCCAGCGCCGGCCGAGAGCTGCCTACCACGACTCGCTACAGCGCCATTGATGTCCGCGATGGCGGGCAATGGAAAATCGCCCAATGTCGGGAGTGGGGAGTTGGCCAGGATCATCTGGACGACTTGAATTGGTTGGTCGGCAACTGGAAGGGGCAATCGAAAGAGCAGGAGTTGAATCTCTCCTTCGCCTGGGACGAAAAACAACCCATCTTGTTGGCCAAGCTGACCCCCAAGTCGTTGGGCACAAGCAAAACAGTCCTGCCGTCGGGAATCATTAAAATTGGATACGATGCAAGGCGTGGTGAATTCCATTCCTGGCATAGCAATCAGGATGGCAGTCAAAGCCGAGCGCAATGGCAGCGCGACGGCAACCGCTGGGTGATCAATGCCACCGGGCTGACCAGCGATGGCCAGGACCTGGCTGCCGAATTTATTTTAACCCGCATCGACAACAACAATTTCACCTGGCGCTCGGTGAATCGGCTGGTAGGCGGTCAGCCGTTGCCCGACACCGTGCCCATTAAATTGACCCGTGTCACTGACAGCAATTAA